A window of Tetrapisispora phaffii CBS 4417 chromosome 9, complete genome contains these coding sequences:
- the SSU1 gene encoding Ssu1p (similar to Saccharomyces cerevisiae SSU1 (YPL092W); ancestral locus Anc_8.569) has protein sequence MKLHIKKTFNNVIDEFDPTSFIYVTGTAMASSLLHTFPFPAYWLRVCSYIMFALGVLIFFYFHIIGTLQLLKYIRTRNIKGFFNKQFMNFDTNVFWGIYIIAFTGLINYLIQLSENELLHLKSGKGMIIFIYVLWWLDLSAALFVTWGITFINWRIACNPSGLGKHANCKQKILSDNFKSSLFLSVIPIVVVAASGGLLAGSKLFLETVNRNNQLLIIVITLLLWTHVFTFVIVVLALFYLNLYINKLPPANAVFSLFIVLGPLGMGGFGILLITKNIQTYVNIHYPLSAQSQVTLTLEDVTKIAVPWAFRIVGLVFSLLELTTGFFFTIISVLSVLSYIRISNKANRSTIVPLYQYHKGWWTLAFPCGSMALGVKEIYEQYNPYTPIDAIRIISVIYYGSSIVWCIVCLLGSLRYQILPFVFQIFGYDGTNLSLIKHKSKIQLYKSSLEKAGSD, from the coding sequence aTGAAGCTACATATTAAGAAAACTTTCAACAATGTCATCGATGAGTTTGACCCGACATCTTTCATTTATGTCACAGGCACTGCTATGGCCTCATCTTTATTGCATACATTCCCTTTTCCTGCATACTGGTTGAGGGTTTGTTCATATATAATGTTTGCACTTGGTGTgctgatatttttttacttTCATATCATTGGGACGTTGCAGTTGTTAAAATACATACGAACCAGAAATATAAAAGGTTTTTTTAACAAACAGTTTATGAACTTTGATACCAATGTATTTTGGGGTATTTATATCATTGCTTTTACGGGACtgattaattatttaatacaaTTAAGTGAAAATGAACTTCTACATTTAAAAAGTGGTAAAGGTATGATCATCTTTATTTATGTACTATGGTGGCTTGATTTATCTGCAGCTCTGTTCGTTACTTGGGGGattacatttattaattggAGAATTGCTTGCAATCCTAGTGGACTTGGTAAACATGCTAATTgcaaacaaaaaattctATCTGACAATTTCAAGAGTTCGTTGTTTCTGTCTGTGATACCTATTGTTGTGGTAGCTGCATCTGGCGGACTGCTTGCTGGTTCgaaattatttttggaaaCTGTGAATAGGAATAATCAACTTCTGATAATCGTGATAACATTATTGTTATGGACACATGTCTTTACATTTGTTATAGTGGTTCTAGctttgttttatttgaatttgtacATTAACAAACTACCCCCAGCAAACGCAgttttttcattgtttaTTGTCTTGGGTCCATTGGGTATGGGAGGTTttggaatattattaattactaagaatattcaaacatatgtaaatattcattatcCCTTATCTGCTCAGTCTCAAGTGACGCTAACACTAGAAGATGTCACAAAAATTGCGGTCCCGTGGGCATTCAGAATAGTTGGACTAGTTTTTTCGTTACTAGAATTGACCACAGGCTTTTTTTTCACTATAATATCTGTATTATCTGTTCTATCATATATtagaatttcaaataaagcAAATCGAAGTACAATCGTTCCCTTGTATCAGTACCATAAAGGTTGGTGGACTCTAGCTTTCCCTTGTGGGTCTATGGCACTGGGTGTTAAAGAAATATACGAACAATATAATCCATATACACCAATCGATGCCATTAGGATCATTTCGGTGATATACTATGGTAGCAGTATCGTATGGTGTATAGTTTGTTTATTGGGGTCATTACGGTACCAAATCCTTCCATTcgtttttcaaatatttggtTATGATGGAACGAATTTGTCATTAATTAAGcataaatcaaaaatacaattatataaatctaGCTTAGAAAAAGCTGGATCTGATTGA
- the TPHA0I01780 gene encoding 40S ribosomal protein eS6 (similar to Saccharomyces cerevisiae RPS6B (YBR181C) and RPS6A (YPL090C); ancestral locus Anc_8.567) yields MKLNIAYPVNGTQKTVEIDDEHRIRVFYDKRIGQEVDGESVGDEFKGYTFKISGGNDKQGFPMKQGVLLPTRVKLLLTKGVSCYRPRRSGERKRKSVRGAIVGPDLAVLSLVITKKGEQELEGVTDATVPKRLGPKRANNIRKFFGLTKEDDVRDFVIRREVTKGEETYTKAPKIQRLVTPQRLQRKRYQKSLKIRNAQAQREAAAEYAQLLAKRLAERKAEKAETRKRRASSLKA; encoded by the coding sequence ATGAAGTTGAACATTGCCTACCCAGTTAACGGTACCCAAAAGACCGTCGAAATCGATGATGAACACCGTATCCGTGTCTTCTACGACAAGAGAATCGGTCAGGAAGTCGATGGTGAGTCCGTCGGTGACGAATTCAAAGGCTACACCTTCAAAATCTCCGGTGGTAACGACAAACAAGGTTTCCCAATGAAACAAGGTGTCTTATTACCAACTAGAGTTAAGTTACTTTTGACTAAAGGTGTTTCTTGTTACAGACCAAGAAGAAGCGGtgaaagaaagagaaagtCGGTCAGAGGTGCTATTGTTGGCCCAGATTTAGCTGTCCTATCTTTAGTCATCACCAAGAAAGGTGAACAAGAACTAGAAGGTGTCACTGATGCCACTGTTCCAAAGAGATTAGGTCCAAAGAGAGCTAACAACATTAGAAAGTTCTTTGGTTTGACCAAGGAAGATGATGTCCGTGATTTTGTTATCAGAAGAGAAGTCACCAAGGGTGAAGAGACTTACACTAAGGCTCCAAAGATCCAAAGATTAGTCACTCCACAAAGATTACAGAGAAAGAGATACCAAAAGTCTTTGAAGATCAGAAACGCTCAAGCTCAAAGAGAAGCTGCTGCCGAATACGCTCAACTATTAGCTAAGAGACTGGCTGAAAGAAAAGCTGAAAAGGCTGAAACCAGAAAGAGAAGAgcttcttctttaaaagCTTAA
- the TPHA0I01790 gene encoding ceramidase (similar to Saccharomyces cerevisiae YPC1 (YBR183W) and YDC1 (YPL087W); ancestral locus Anc_8.564): MVHLIWPYPDTPIQGIWGNVTATIDWCEENYVVSKYIAEWSNTLSNITYFITALYATYSAYKNNLERRFILIGIGFAIVGFGSWLFHMTLLYHFQLLDELPMIYATTIPTWSMVCEFYECKHMKDRDFKRFSTKIQWYVGSIITLASLVITVVYVIIRNPLIHEFAYAFFTGLVVIFAGLLCHSYVSDPRSKRNLTYCMGLGIVLFATGFVAWQLDVNFCPFWTNIRRSYLQLPLGVFLELHAWWHVFTGLGVYYYVIFLQYLRIITSNSQDRFQFIWRWKIIPEVINKDNAINTPYSLEFLGNYVDPAEFSEETQT; this comes from the coding sequence ATGGTTCATTTAATTTGGCCATATCCAGACACCCCAATTCAAGGTATTTGGGGTAATGTTACTGCTACGATCGATTGGTGTGAAGAAAATTATGTCGTTAGTAAATATATAGCCGAATGGTCAAACACcttatcaaatattactTATTTCATTACTGCTTTATATGCTACTTATAGTGCCTACAAGAACAACTTAGAGAGAAGATTCATTCTAATTGGCATTGGATTCGCTATCGTTGGATTTGGTTCGTGGTTGTTTCATATGACTTTGCTTTACCATTTTCAGCTACTAGACGAGTTGCCAATGATTTATGCGACTACTATTCCAACTTGGAGTATGGTTTGCGAATTCTATGAATGCAAACATATGAAGGACAGAGACTTTAAAAGGTTTTCAACAAAGATTCAATGGTATGTAGGATCAATCATCACATTGGCATCGCTGGTAATCACAGTAGTCTATGTCATTATTAGAAACCCGCTAATCCATGAATTTGCTTATGCTTTTTTCACTGGGTTGGTGGTGATATTTGCAGGTTTATTATGTCACAGTTACGTTTCCGATCCAAGATCAAAGAGAAATTTAACCTACTGTATGGGCCTAGGTATCGTTTTATTCGCTACAGGTTTCGTTGCTTGGCAATTGGATGTTAATTTCTGTCCATTTTGGACAAATATAAGAAGGTCGTATTTACAGTTACCATTGGGTGTCTTCTTGGAGCTACATGCTTGGTGGCATGTATTTACAGGTCTCGGTGTATATTATTACGTCATCTTCCTTCAATATTTAAGAATCATCACGAGTAACTCCCAGGATAGGTTTCAGTTCATTTGGAGATGGAAAATCATTCCGGAAGTAATCAATAAGGACAATGCAATCAACACACCATACTCATTGGAGTTCTTGGGAAATTACGTGGATCCAGCCGAATTCTCTGAAGAAACACAAACTTAA